Proteins encoded together in one bacterium window:
- a CDS encoding DUF3160 domain-containing protein, translating to MKPLANFSLYIFSLFLLSNQTYPQVFNLEDYTQFLQQHQNMSTEELLQMHDAGFFTDQINTNYEDALYFDTLDGFYNFTDFEKSLIEDHGFMVSERLKRISFGQSLLEIFHRDFPVFVSTDAILHAFHISYDRILTDMEVGLLEDRLIELLWNLRNSMNQLHSNYSSNPEMMTMLKDVDIYVTVPLLLLEENAQPYYPENDAMIDSILEWIYDEQGGVSSTIFSTTCRVMDWSQFKPRGHYVYNPSTQIDLEGYFRAMMWLGRIELYLMAPVSYPVQCPNQKFTDIQRQAIDAFLIDELFVIANANPIYEEMENILKFFVGESDNVTLDNLDYLKQAISLNNPTELLDSLKMVEFQDTLSNQAFAYQLILSQILFSNPMSPDTIVPASAFMIFGQRFVIDSYVTGTVVYDRIKYFGEKICRLYPSTLDVLFSLGNSASAQLLIDELNEYHYSTNLAALRYLIDHYDPAFWGSSIYNYWLNSIRKLNPPEDRNGLPTFMKTAAFWQQKMNTQLSSWTELRHDNLLYAKQSYTGGSVCSYPYSFVEPFPEFYSALNEYSTEALNYFTSLNFPNPAIKNKIIYYFGRCKGITDTLQTICEKELAGIPFTSAEQAFLAGMIYETGQSGVSMDGWYPNLFYDDIFRGDWGYEGLMESDHIVADIHTTPTYCGGGYLGAITHVGTGAVNLGVFITENHLGESTAFVGPVMSYYEYRTTDFLRLTDEEWENTYLQSALRPEWVNIYLADSLGETRGSGPSLITSVEQDINPVIPQSQILLNNYPNPFNPYTIISFSIPYDLTNSFVELKIFDINGSLVKTLVSENLPAGNYLTKWEGDNTGGNKVSSGIYIYSIRVGDRALNKKMTLLK from the coding sequence ATGAAACCTCTTGCGAATTTCAGTTTATACATATTCTCTCTCTTTCTTCTATCAAACCAAACTTACCCGCAAGTTTTTAATCTCGAAGATTATACGCAATTCCTTCAACAGCATCAGAACATGAGCACAGAAGAATTGCTGCAAATGCATGATGCAGGATTCTTCACAGATCAGATCAACACCAATTATGAAGATGCTCTTTACTTCGATACTCTCGATGGATTTTACAATTTCACCGATTTCGAAAAATCTCTGATTGAAGATCACGGATTTATGGTAAGCGAAAGATTGAAAAGAATTTCTTTCGGGCAATCGCTTCTTGAAATATTTCATCGGGATTTTCCTGTTTTCGTTTCAACCGATGCGATACTTCACGCTTTTCATATTTCTTACGACAGAATATTAACTGATATGGAAGTTGGGTTGCTTGAAGACAGACTTATTGAATTACTTTGGAATCTGCGGAATTCAATGAACCAGCTTCATAGTAATTACAGCAGCAATCCTGAAATGATGACGATGCTAAAAGATGTGGATATTTATGTAACGGTTCCTTTGCTGCTGCTTGAGGAAAATGCTCAACCATACTATCCTGAAAATGATGCAATGATAGATTCAATCCTGGAATGGATTTACGATGAACAGGGAGGTGTTTCATCAACAATTTTCTCAACCACTTGTCGAGTAATGGATTGGAGCCAATTTAAGCCAAGAGGACATTACGTTTACAATCCTTCAACTCAAATTGATCTTGAAGGTTATTTCAGAGCAATGATGTGGCTCGGAAGAATTGAGTTGTATCTCATGGCACCTGTTTCATATCCCGTTCAGTGTCCAAACCAAAAGTTTACAGATATCCAGAGACAAGCTATTGATGCATTCCTGATTGATGAATTATTCGTTATTGCAAATGCAAACCCAATTTACGAGGAAATGGAAAACATACTTAAGTTTTTTGTCGGCGAATCGGATAATGTAACTCTGGACAATCTTGATTATTTGAAGCAAGCTATTTCACTGAATAATCCGACAGAATTACTGGATAGCTTAAAGATGGTTGAGTTCCAGGATACATTGAGCAATCAGGCTTTTGCATATCAGCTAATTCTTTCCCAAATACTTTTTAGTAATCCTATGAGTCCTGACACAATTGTACCGGCTTCTGCTTTTATGATATTCGGACAAAGATTTGTTATAGATTCATATGTAACAGGAACAGTTGTATATGATAGGATTAAATATTTCGGTGAAAAAATCTGCAGACTTTATCCTTCAACACTCGATGTACTGTTCTCTCTTGGTAACAGCGCATCAGCTCAGCTATTAATTGATGAATTAAATGAATATCATTACTCAACAAATCTTGCAGCTCTTAGATATCTGATTGATCATTACGATCCTGCGTTCTGGGGAAGCTCGATTTACAATTACTGGCTCAACTCTATCAGAAAGCTAAATCCTCCGGAAGATCGAAACGGCTTGCCAACTTTTATGAAGACAGCAGCATTCTGGCAGCAGAAGATGAATACACAACTATCATCCTGGACAGAATTAAGACACGATAATCTTTTATATGCAAAACAATCATATACTGGTGGTTCTGTATGTTCTTACCCTTACAGCTTTGTTGAGCCGTTTCCAGAATTTTATTCAGCATTGAATGAATATTCAACTGAAGCGCTCAACTATTTCACGAGTCTTAATTTCCCCAATCCTGCAATAAAAAACAAAATCATCTATTACTTTGGAAGATGTAAAGGAATAACAGATACACTCCAGACAATTTGTGAAAAGGAACTTGCTGGCATTCCTTTTACCAGTGCTGAACAAGCATTTTTAGCAGGAATGATTTATGAAACCGGACAAAGCGGAGTTTCAATGGATGGCTGGTACCCAAATCTTTTTTATGATGATATTTTTCGTGGAGACTGGGGTTATGAAGGGCTGATGGAAAGTGATCATATTGTTGCTGATATTCATACAACTCCAACCTATTGTGGTGGTGGTTATCTTGGTGCAATAACTCACGTTGGAACAGGCGCTGTTAACCTCGGAGTTTTTATAACTGAAAATCATCTGGGAGAATCAACAGCTTTTGTTGGACCTGTGATGAGTTATTATGAATACAGAACAACTGACTTTTTAAGATTAACAGATGAAGAATGGGAGAACACTTATCTCCAATCTGCATTAAGACCTGAATGGGTCAACATATATCTCGCTGATAGTCTCGGAGAAACAAGAGGAAGCGGACCATCGTTGATAACTTCTGTTGAGCAGGATATAAATCCGGTAATTCCTCAGTCGCAAATATTGCTGAACAATTATCCGAACCCATTTAATCCATATACGATAATTTCTTTTTCAATTCCGTATGATTTAACAAACTCATTTGTTGAATTGAAAATATTTGATATCAATGGCAGTCTTGTTAAAACTCTGGTAAGTGAAAATCTTCCCGCGGGAAATTATTTAACCAAATGGGAAGGGGATAATACCGGTGGAAATAAAGTGAGCAGCGGAATTTATATTTACTCGATCCGAGTTGGTGACAGGGCATTAAATAAGAAGATGACGCTGTTGAAATAA